tagaaaaataataagtTAACCACAGATGGAACAAAGAATTAAAACTGCCttaagtgaaaacatttcagcTGCTCTGGGCTAAAACTGATTCTtctcaccttcatcttcatcatcatctacgCCGTCTCCGTCAACCTCTCCGTCAGAGTCAGAGGCTTCCCTGTCCTCCATGTCGTACCCATCCAGGTAGGTGAGCTGAGGCAGCAGCTTGAACACGCTGTCTCTGTAGTCGTTCAGGTTTGTCACTTCACAGTTGAACAGGTCCAAACTCTTCAGGTTGGCCAGTTTTTTCTGTCGATTAAATGCAGTGATGTTAAGTGATGCTGTGTCTTGAGTTAGTGATATTAGATGCTGAAATGTGCATATAAGGTTGtgggatttgttacagcagacCAGTGACAGTGCTGCCCATCAGTAAGTATAACAACTTATACTTACTGATGGGCACTGCTGGATTTTAATACTACGATGCTTCCATCAACGTCACAAACATGTACTTTATTATCGGAATTAGACAAAAACTGGATTTTGCATCTGGTTACTTTGACtaaaaagtgtattttcaaatgtttacacAAAGACTACTAAATCTCCTATTCTTCCACCCGTCAACAAAAGAATTTGTATGACACGTCTCCTGGATATTTTGTTCATGTGCTATcctgataatgataatgatcatTTTTAAATACGGAGACAATTGATAATGAGGATCTGTCCTGAACTTGTTCCAGTTTAAGATCAAATGTATGAGAATAACAAgaactgatttaaaatgttttgtctaaatatattaaatagTCACTCAGTATTCGGAAACGTAGCTGTTGTTAAGCCAGATGAGGTGTAATCTCATTTACTGTAGTACAGCTGTGTGCATCACAAGATCATGTCTTCAATGCTAAAAAAGCTTTGTCTTACTATTTTGCATTAACATcagataaaacaacaaaaagcacaATTTCTGCACCCACTCAACACAAAGCGTTACATGCTGTAGACATTCGGGGGGCCTGCGCGTGGCGAGTGTTTCCCCTAAATGACAGCAAAGGAGACAGGAGAGCATACCAATGGTTCCAATGTGCTGATGTCTTTCAATTTGTTGCCGCTCAGGTTTAGATGTGTGAGGTTGGGAAGTTTCTCTGCTAAAACATCAAGGCCACCGCTGATTCTGTTGTCGCTCAACTCCAGCTGAGGGAAGATCACAGTGAGAGATTATTGTAGGcaacgctttttttttttaattcaactttTGCATGGTgtgaaatatattcatatatttttttttacctttttgaGTTTTCCTAGTTTAGGCAGGTTGGACACTGACATTAAGCCCACATTTATCAAACTGAGGAACTCCAGGTTGACAAACTCTGATGTGAGGCCCTCGATTTTTCCTTCAGGTGATCGACAATTGTCGAGGACGAGTTCTCGTACCTGGAATACAGAATGATAGAATAAAGTATAACgtcacattaaaaatgtaatatccCTTCTTATATGCAGTTTATAAAACTGTTATTTGATGATTGCATTTTCCCTCAAAACACTCCAAATTCATAATAATCCAACAATATCTAATCCACCCAGTGTGTTGCAAAGTGTTTGCAAAGTAAAACACCTCAGGAAACAAGTTGGCAAACAACAGGAGCAAAatgtgtgaggttttttttaatgggggtttgttgttgttgttgttgttgtgcaaaGCGAGTAAAGGTATTTTCTCCTTGTtgtaaaacatgattaaaactAGTCTGAAGGCGGAGTTTCTGTCTCCTCTTAAAGCTAACACCGGTTGCGCAATTCGGTTGCAGGACAAAAAAAGCAACGCTGCGAAAAAAAGTTGCTGTCAAACGTCAAAGATTCACGATTTCAGCAGTAAAACACCGACATGGAGGAAACGAGTCCGTgtaaaaaaacccacagagagcTTCGTCTGTCCGGGGGACGACGAGTCAACACGTTGATTCGTGTGAAAACGAGGAAGagcaaagctgcagcagcagcagcagcttccttcatgacctgctgctgcagccactaATGACAAATGCAATGATTTTTGTGAGCTAGCTCGCTACAGGCTAGCCATTGCCCCCTTTTAAACGCTGCCGTGCGGCAGAGGAGCAGCTCCACGGCTCCGTGTGCCCGCCGCCATTAGCCAGCAGCAGCGGAAAGGAGTGCGAATACACCCTTTAGTGAAGCGCTTGTTTTTCTCCGTTAGACCAGCTTTTCATGGGGGAAGTGGAATATCCTCTTTGTCGTCGAGCGAATGGCCGATATCGCCAGTTTGTTTCGGGGTAACTACGTCGATTTCAGGTCGAAGGAAATGTGTCGAGAGCGGAAATtttagtgaaaaaaaaaacaaagatggagacGGTTCCTTTCTCCCAGAGCTTCAAAGACGACAGAATGACAACATGGCGATCCCCGAGACACAGTATGCAGATCTCTGAACACCTTCCATGGCGAAAAGTGATGTTTAGAAAGTGTAATGGTCGTGTCTTGCACTGTGCTGAATGAATATCTCCCGTGTGGAAATCGTTTTATTTCGCGCACGGGTCCAGGGGGAAACACCGACCGTCGAGTTTTCCCCCTGCCCACGCATGAAGCGCGGTGCACCGGATCTCGGTGTCATTCAGGCAGGCTGCTCCGGTCACAGGCCGCCGGGCGACCAATCGAGCTGTTTTAAGCGACAAGCGACATCAAGTCGAGGTTTAATCACGTTTATTCAGAGGGTGGATGGTTGTTTTCGGGGTTTTCGGTGTTTCACGCGGCACATTTTGTTGTGTACGACCCCGTTTAGCGACGGGGGCTAATATGGCGGGAACAAAAACACGAAGTTGGGAGGCTGGTGTCTGAATGATCCCCGCTCCGCCAGacttcatttaaaaagtgtgtgaTTTTAACACCGGCGTAAACGCGCGGGTACGAACCGTAAACGTGGCTGCTGCGGGAGCGTGGAGGCTATTTTCGGGGATTTGCCGCCGCACACTCCCCTTTTAAACCCCAAGCAACAGCTTAAACGTGGCTTTTAAAACAAATCGCTATTACGTGAAGACTTGGCCGCCTGCTCTTGTTTGCGCGGAATTGTGAACGGGCTTTGGTTGGAAGAAGTGGTGAAGGTATGGATGACTCGTGAAGCAagtgactgtgttttttttttttttttttgttgtcgcTGCTGATTGTGGCCGTTTGATATCAACGTGCTCCGTGGAAATTTCACGACACGACCCGTGATCGGCGACGACCCCAGTGGACACGCCACAAAAGCAGCTGCCCTCGCACAAACGCCTCGAAGTTGTAAAGtgcattttgaaataaaagaaaagcagccCCCGTCTGAGCAGATATGCTAGCAGCAAACATGGCTTCCACGGGTCTGTGTAAAACCTACCGCTCTGTGAATGCCAAACACGGCGCAGGATGCAAATGTGCTAACATAAGCagcgtaaaaaaaaagaaagaaagaagtttaCAGATTGTGCTCCGACCGTGGGgctgaattgtgtgtgtgtgcagcccgGAGCGAGGAGGGTTAAAGCACTGCGATAATACCAGCGAGCTGAGGGGGGATCGCCGCTTCAAAGTAACGATTGAATCTCGCTTTTCTCCTCTACGCCCAATCCGAACCAGTGTGGAGGGTTAAGCTTGTTGTGCGACTGTTTTCCGGCCCATCACGGGGGAGAAACACCACCGTGAAGCCCATGTGGTCACCGTTGCGTTAGCCACACAGGTCACTCGCAAAGCAGAAAAAAGTAGCAAGCTAGCTAGCGAGAGGCTAGCCAGAAAACTAAGGGCtggtttctttaaaaaaaaagcacgaCTCACATCAGACGGTGTCCTGTTTCTTAGCTCCAAGTGGATCCTCTTGTTCATTTCCATCTCGCCCCGTGCAAGTGAAACTTTTCTCTCCTGGGTTTCGCTGGGATCTTCAGTCCAAAGGCAGAGATGCCCTAATGGAGGGAGAATATAGGACTGTATAATGAACTGAGCCAAGCCAAGTTAGtcggagagaggagagacaacCATGGAGGGAAACGGGACTGAAACAAAATATACGCCCAACAGCGCCATCTGCGTCCAGATCCGCCCATCGCCCTCCACAGGGCCATTGCAGTCACAAAACATGACGCTGCCCCgaaacagagctgctgtggtGCAATTTGTTTCTGTGAGGAAACTACTGTACGATGCGAAGTGGAGACAGGAGCCTTTTTGTCCCATCGCCTTTATCCAACCGAGGCATGTGTGCATCTTACGCAAAAACAACATCCAGCTAATTAGACAtcggaaataaaaaaaataaaaaaagtcggTCACACGATGAACTCTTCTGCCTCACAACTGGAAGTTCCACAGTTTGAAAACGTTATTATTTGTCATAGCTGCTAAATTCACCGTTTAGGTATTtaaagggaagaaagaaaaaatctatcatctctgtgttttttttttttttttaaacctgttgCCCTCCAAAtcaaaaatgtcttattttataTCAGTTCAGGAAATGAAGACACTgagaagttgttttttaaataaactgctTAAAAAACACCACCTGCTGTGTTgcgttgtgttttttgttgggaCATATGGACACACTGCTGGAAGGGGTATATTTGGTCTGCAGTAAAGAGAGCATTGTGAATGCATATGGTTGGGCTCTGTACCCCTCCTCCCCACAACCCCCTTTACTTCCTGAGACACCAGAGCCCTGAAGCAGAAGTTGACTGACTGAGCCGTTGATTCTGCTCAGAGCCACAAATCACCAAAGACATTTAGGACGTTTTTTTAAGTTATTAATTTATGTCAGAGGTCAATAATGAAGTAAAGATAAGACTGATATACACAAACAACCCAGCTGAAAATGGTGTGCACCCACTTTATCAGCCATCAACGGCTTATTATCCAAATACTCCATATTTAGCCTTGTGCAttttaaatgtactgtatattgtatttgtacagtTTAATATCAGAGGTTAGTAGTTTAGAGGGGACACCAGGAGATGGCACTGTGATATCTACTTTGGTATTTCTCAAACTTCACTTTCTTTGTACAACAattcagtgtgtgagagtgacagCCCTTTTTCTGATAACCAATCATATGCAAAACTTGGCCTGAGTCCCTTCTGGTGTCTGCTGAACTTTTATCAGCGGAGGAGTTCACTGTGTGCAGCCTGTGGTCTCAGCTGGAGGTCGAAGTAGACATCGAGGGTCCTGCTGATCGAAGGAGCAGCTCAGGGtagtttgaatttaaatgtgactaACTCTAGAGCTGGAGAAGACTGTGATACTTGGCAGTGTGTGGTTACAagatgagggtttttttttcacttttcccaCTGCAACCATGAAACATACACTATATGAATCAgataactttatatttacccATTGCATGAAGTTATGTGTGGATTGTGGTGAGGCTCCTTCGATGCAGCAGCGAGTGAATTTAACAAGGGGCACTCCACATTTCCCCAACAATGCTGGAGGCAATTGGCAGCTGAGTGTTATTTACCCTGCTGGATGGCTTCTTCCAGTGAGtcgctcaaacacacacatcagcgcTCAATGTGCTGTGAGAAGATTGAGAACACACCCCAACCGAGCGGCTCTCCATCTGTGAGATAAGATGGGTCTGCCCTTACGCTGGAGTTGAAGACAGGATTTCTGGCTTTGTGGCGTTTTCCACAGAGTATTTTACCACAAGTACTGCAAAATGCACGGCTTTACTagaaataagacacatttaCTATCTTCAACAGCAACACTTGGGGCTTTATGATAGTATCATATCAAGAACTTCATTTAACTCTGTCTGTTTTCAAGCATCTaacattttgtttgtcagaTTCAGTTAAAGTATTCTTGTTTCCAAAGCAACAGCAACATTTTACAAAGGACCTAAAGCTTGCACATTAAAAtgcatgaaaaacagaaaagttcCTTTAATCAtccatttttttactttaatgaaaacaacaccattttttaaaacttgtatGTGTCTCTTTGATTactacatacatttatattttacacaccGCCCTTCTCAACTTGCCCcggtcttcttttttttccgtcctctgtctgtgttgtgcCAACTCCTCCAGCTTTACAAATATGATAAGACCAAAGCTGCAGGAACTCTCCCAGCAATACAGTAATGGTTAACCAGATAATTCATTAAGGGGTGGGAATAGAAAACAGTCAGAAGTTATTCTGACTTCTCTGCTCTTTGCCCGCCTTCAATGAGTTTGAATTCATTCATAGTGGGACTAAGAATGGAGGAGACGTTGCAGCAGGACAAACAAGAGATGGAATATAAAAATCCAAATGACGACCAAGGTAACGTTTTAAATGTCTGCTCTTCTtttcaaattagttttttacTCATTTCCACAGTGTAAATTTAGTCTTTGTTATTGTATTTCAAACTCAAGTGTTTTGTGTATCTGGAAGAGAAACTTTCTATTATCCATGTGTTTAGCCAGCCATGCTTTACAAATACTTCTGGGTGTGTCTTTGATTGTActcttcatttatttacatattctcTTTGGTGGGCTTTCTGTTTTAAAGGTGGAATCCACCGGCGATTGCGGGACAGGGATCTGCTCAGAAAGAGGAAGGCCGAGGCTGAAGAGAAGGAGACTAACCAGTGGGTTTTAGGGTAAATTTACAGAGAAGCACAGTCAATATTAGAGAAGTGACCTAAATTTGCAGCTGGACTGTTCAGTTCCACCttgaaaaaaatctataaatcCACAAAAGAACTTCAGTGTATTGACACGTTATAAATAAGTTTTACTATTGTTATTGAGGCTTATTAGCCAAACTTGCATCACAACACTGTGCTTTACAGAGAACAGCGTATTATCAGCAACCCTAGCTGCTTATCACTTCTCTGGTTTATATTGAATATGGAGCAAGAGGAAACCAAAGGTTGCTCTGGTGTTTCTATTGACGCCCCAGATCCAGGTCAGGGACTTTGTACTATTTGGCTTTGCTAAGTATCACACAGAGCTGTATCAATGTCCACTGTTGTCAGGCTTGATCACAATTAATGTGCTCTTTCAGGGtggagaggcagaggaaaagATCGAGGGCTGATGAGAAGAGCAGCacgaaaaagagagggaggccCAGGAAGAGTGAGCCCACGCTGGAGATACCTGTCTGTCAGGACGAGGCAGCATCTGCTCAGGAGGCTCCTGCAGTGGTGGTGCTGCCTGAATCTGTGGCGGTGGTCTCAGAGCAAACATCAGGCTCTCTGACCCCCTCACTGACTGCGGGCGGTGACAAACCAGAGTCACAACCAGAGTCTGTCCTGGCCGCCCCTGCCTCCACCCTAGTGCTGGGATCTGTCCACACCTCTCTCTATGCTCCACTTCTGACTTCTCCAGCACCAGTTAACCAGAGACcagctcttctttctctctcagttcctgctcctcttcccaCCAGTTTTGTAGATGCAGCTTTGGTCCATCTGCAAGCTCCAGATCCAGCTCCAGATGCTGGACCAGTCCCAGGTCTGTCCCAAGTCCTTGttccagctcctgctcctccccaGGTAGAGACTCTCTACACAGAGTCAAAAGACAGAGAGGCCCTTGACCAGGTCCTGATTGAAGACTTGGGCCCAGATGACGAGGAAGACATCTTCCCATTGCAAGACAAAAGAGCTGATGAAGGTATGAGCACAAACAATCCTTTGAAACAAACAGTTTAAGAATTTATGCTTTCTGTCTCCAACTTTACTTTTTCTCTGAATATTAACCAAACACTGTCTGTcaaccttttttctttagatttgacTGAGCCACCGTCGATCAACTTacctgaacaaaacaaaatgttctccATTCCAACTTTGTCCTCTCAACCTCCACCAGAATATCTCCCAGGAAATTATTCTAATTTGTAAAATTATACTTTTGTCTCAGTTCAGGACAAGCAAAGCCAGACTACTTCCCTTCTTGTCAGTGTGTACCTGAGTATTGTTTTGGTTCGTGTGCAGCCTGCTGAATGTATGCATTgcttgtttgaaaaaaaaaagtatgaattTAAACCAAACCTGTATGCTTATTTATTCTTGGTTTGTGCTTCAATGCGAAGTACAATAATTGCGTTTTGTACTTTGCATTAAGTCAAcagcaaaatgtatttacttttatttaaaagtaacTTGTCTGAATTACTGGTAATTATTTGataattgcagttttatttgatttaattttgtaaaagtttttttttttaacaaataaaagACCCTGCTTACAGTATTCAGTTGTCACCATTATCTGTAAATAAGACAAATATGTTATCAATGTTCAAttgtttattcttcttctgtgaTTGTGCCACTTTGCCTCCCTTTTGCAAATATTAAAGCTTGTAAACGAATTTTTTTACATGCAGAatttttttcagccacttttccTGCAGACCACACAAAGTTTGGGAATATTAAGACTGGTGTTGTGGAGAATTTGAATGATGTTCAGGTCAGGGGTTAGTGAGGGATGATCCAAAAGCTTCAGCTTGTGTTTGTTATTGAAGTGGGTCATGGAGGTTTAGAAATAGTAGCAGATTATAAGGAGGAGGATTCCACCTTAAGGATTTGATATGATGAATGTCAACACACTAACAGTAAATAATTATCTGGTCAGGTCAgtcagaaaaaagtttttttgctAATGtgacatgtatgtatgtatgtatttgttcattATTCAGGAGTGTGTCA
This is a stretch of genomic DNA from Paralichthys olivaceus isolate ysfri-2021 chromosome 8, ASM2471397v2, whole genome shotgun sequence. It encodes these proteins:
- the hemgn gene encoding hemogen isoform X2, which gives rise to MEETLQQDKQEMEYKNPNDDQGGIHRRLRDRDLLRKRKAEAEEKETNQWVLGVERQRKRSRADEKSSTKKRGRPRKSEPTLEIPVCQDEAASAQEAPAVVVLPESVAVVSEQTSGSLTPSLTAGGDKPESQPESVLAAPASTLVLGSVHTSLYAPLLTSPAPVNQRPALLSLSVPAPLPTSFVDAALVHLQAPDPAPDAGPVPGLSQVLVPAPAPPQVETLYTESKDREALDQVLIEDLGPDDEEDIFPLQDKRADEDLTEPPSINLPEQNKMFSIPTLSSQPPPEYLPGNYSNL
- the hemgn gene encoding BCL-6 corepressor-like protein 1 isoform X3; this encodes MEETLQQDKQEMEYKNPNDDQGGIHRRLRDRDLLRKRKAEAEEKETNQVERQRKRSRADEKSSTKKRGRPRKSEPTLEIPVCQDEAASAQEAPAVVVLPESVAVVSEQTSGSLTPSLTAGGDKPESQPESVLAAPASTLVLGSVHTSLYAPLLTSPAPVNQRPALLSLSVPAPLPTSFVDAALVHLQAPDPAPDAGPVPGLSQVLVPAPAPPQVETLYTESKDREALDQVLIEDLGPDDEEDIFPLQDKRADEDLTEPPSINLPEQNKMFSIPTLSSQPPPEYLPGNYSNL
- the anp32b gene encoding acidic leucine-rich nuclear phosphoprotein 32 family member B isoform X1; its protein translation is MEMNKRIHLELRNRTPSDVRELVLDNCRSPEGKIEGLTSEFVNLEFLSLINVGLMSVSNLPKLGKLKKLELSDNRISGGLDVLAEKLPNLTHLNLSGNKLKDISTLEPLKKLANLKSLDLFNCEVTNLNDYRDSVFKLLPQLTYLDGYDMEDREASDSDGEVDGDGVDDDEDEEGEEEEDEDGEEEDFDEEEEDEEDEEEVEGEEDDEEVSGEDEEEDFGQDGEVDDEEDDEDEDEDEAEAGKGEKRKRDPEDEDDDDDDEDDD
- the hemgn gene encoding uncharacterized protein hemgn isoform X4 — encoded protein: MSLNSFIVGLRMEETLQQDKQEMEYKNPNDDQGGIHRRLRDRDLLRKRKAEAEEKETNQVERQRKRSRADEKSSTKKRGRPRKSEPTLEIPVCQDEAASAQEAPAVVVLPESVAVVSEQTSGSLTPSLTAGGDKPESQPESVLAAPASTLVLGSVHTSLYAPLLTSPAPVNQRPALLSLSVPAPLPTSFVDAALVHLQAPDPAPDAGPVPGLSQVLVPAPAPPQVETLYTESKDREALDQVLIEDLGPDDEEDIFPLQDKRADEDLTEPPSINLPEQNKMFSIPTLSSQPPPEYLPGNYSNL
- the hemgn gene encoding hemogen isoform X1; the protein is MSLNSFIVGLRMEETLQQDKQEMEYKNPNDDQGGIHRRLRDRDLLRKRKAEAEEKETNQWVLGVERQRKRSRADEKSSTKKRGRPRKSEPTLEIPVCQDEAASAQEAPAVVVLPESVAVVSEQTSGSLTPSLTAGGDKPESQPESVLAAPASTLVLGSVHTSLYAPLLTSPAPVNQRPALLSLSVPAPLPTSFVDAALVHLQAPDPAPDAGPVPGLSQVLVPAPAPPQVETLYTESKDREALDQVLIEDLGPDDEEDIFPLQDKRADEDLTEPPSINLPEQNKMFSIPTLSSQPPPEYLPGNYSNL
- the anp32b gene encoding acidic leucine-rich nuclear phosphoprotein 32 family member B isoform X3 is translated as MSVSNLPKLGKLKKLELSDNRISGGLDVLAEKLPNLTHLNLSGNKLKDISTLEPLKKLANLKSLDLFNCEVTNLNDYRDSVFKLLPQLTYLDGYDMEDREASDSDGEVDGDGVDDDEDEEGEEEEDEDGEEEDFDEEEEDEEDEEEVEGEEDDEEVSGEDEEEDFGQDGEVDDEEDDEDEDEDEAEAGKGEKRKRDPEDEDDDDDDEDDD
- the anp32b gene encoding acidic leucine-rich nuclear phosphoprotein 32 family member B isoform X2, yielding MEMNKRIHLELRNRTPSDVRELVLDNCRSPEGKIEGLTSEFVNLEFLSLINVGLMSVSNLPKLGKLKKLELSDNRISGGLDVLAEKLPNLTHLNLSGNKLKDISTLEPLKKLANLKSLDLFNCEVTNLNDYRDSVFKLLPQLTYLDGYDMEDREASDSDGEVDGDGVDDDEDEEGEEEEDEDGEEEDFDEEEEDEEDEEEVEGEEDDEEVSGEDEEEDFGQDGEVDDEEDDEDEDEDAEAGKGEKRKRDPEDEDDDDDDEDDD